ttaaacaggatgaagatgtccacatttttcttatttttgttgaaatataattttctttttcatttaatactgccctttggaagcaacagaagacacTTAAATGTTTCCCGGAAGAGAAATTAAgaacaatttaccttgatcttcaaattcaaaattaatttgttaaatttattcacattttcaggttctgcaagtggttcccatactttttcatgcaactgtGTATGTAATTAATAAAGTACTTAAGGCTaatgctgtatcatgaataagtcacacCCGAAGGGCCAAGCAAAGAGCCTGTGACGGAGTATTTTATCAATCTTAAAGAAAACAATTGTAGAATTAGTTTGCTTACTATAAAAGCCAGAAGTGTTTTGAGGCCTCTTGGCCTACGTGACTGTAAGGGTCAGATGTATCTGAGAAGTTAGCTTGGCCACTAAGCATATTTTGCTGGTAATTTTCCACCAGACAACAGCAGGATGTGAAATGAATAAGATCATTATTAAGGGTGTCATGTGAAGGCTTCTTGCTGTTTTCAGACTTGATCGTTTTCAGGAACTACCAAACACTTGCGTTGCACCTGGCAACACATTGTgccaggtgtatgatagggccctagGTTTGTAAAAGTGAAGGTGGTACaaagtgttttattgttttgtagGCTTCTTTTATTTGAATCTTAGATATACTTTGAACTCacactgtaagaaaaaatacaccatatctactcaataaaaatgaggcaacagattacaagcaatattattaattaaatttcacAAGGTTTGGTATTgagtaaatattaattaaatgagaCCCTTAATAGTTATCCATTTAATATTAGTAGATTTGAATAGAAAACAGTACAGAATTAATTAGAacctaaacaaaaatattgagtTAATTTGAAAAAGATAAACTCCCTAATGTGTAAATATtactaataaaaattaatttaatcctACATTCTACTCAAATAagaattttattaacaattcACTTTTGTGCtttacacagcaaaaactgcagtgttaaattaactctcctgggagtacatgtgagaccatactcaagagtgttaaagtatTAAAATACGAGTGTTACATGAACACTGAAgcgacatcaagaatcagcctgtgaatctcaacgacggtgacaagcaacatattctgatcaacagatcaaccctgaacattagaaaacaagctactaaaaagtcgcataaacagaacaaaataaaatatgagaataaaggaaattactaagacaattcagctcataatttattcatgcagcaatgcatgatgggagccatggatgaattttgattggtggcacacAGAATGCATGCGTTCTTCTTACTAGCCCAGTGATAACAAAATAAGTTTTCTTACCTAAAGTCAACCAGTTAAATTTTGCAAGATGAGCAATATAGAAGAAAACGAACATTCACTCACTGTAGCCGAACGTTACTCTCTTCATGGCCAGCTGCATAAAAAAGGCGCACTTTGACAGGAAGtgcttttcaattaaaaattgcCTGATTACATTAATTTGAATTCACTCAATATTCTCTCCATTTGGGATTAGGTAAATATAAtgcttatgttttatttaactacaaTGGGTAGATTTTATTCCaaccatttttatttgaaatttaattgaatatTTGCCTCAAAATCATAAACACAATtatattgaatacattttaaccaaaaacattCATTCAAATCTACATGACCACAGAATCATTTCTTACAGTGCACAAAGGACCCTGCATACAGATATCCACTTTGATTATGGTTTTAAACTAAAGCTAGGTTATTTATTTACAGCTTACCAAACATAATTAAACCTCATTTCCACTTCAGATGACCTAGTTAGCAGCATTGACAATTATGTGCCTGAATCAGAGAGCTGTTCAGAAGAATCTGAAGAGAGCCTTCCACAGCCTCTCTTATCTCCCAATGTGACATTAGATGGGAATGTTGATACTTCCTCATCTTCCATGAATGCAGACAAAAATGTTCCCTACTTGAAGATAAGGAGACAATGAGTATTGCTTTTACTGCTCCAAACCATTCTGCAAAATGGCAAGACACTTGGCCCAAGTTCAGAAGAATGAGGTTGGAGGTAGCAAAGGCTCTTTCTTTTCCAAAGGGGTCTAAAGAAATAAGGATTCATCTGGATCTTTTGAGGAATAAAGGGAAACCGTGTACACAACACAAATGTTCTAAAAGCTGGCAAAGGAGTGTTGGTGCCACGTCAAACATGTGAATGTTAAGGACTACATGCACTGAAATGCCAAGGGCTGTTCAGACGAAAAGCAGTTTGGAGGCATATGTCAAGGTGCATCCTGGCCAAGAAGTGCCAATTCACAAAACCAGGTCGATCCAGAGGTCAAGCACTCTGTACGTATGTGTACAGCCTGTTCttgaaaaagtaacaaaaaataTGGAAAGTGATCAGTGACATGAAGCAAGATGAAGTAACACAGGTGGTTAAAAGTGATACATGCATCATCATATTTGGAGAACACTTGTGCAACAAAATGGGGAGCAACAAAACCAAGCACGAATACATCAGAACTAATATGCGTGAGGCTGGAAGGCTGTTGGTGTGTGCTAGGAAAGAGGGAAAGCTGCAAAGTATTAAAGACTTTTTTATACCCACAAAATGGAatgaatatactgtatataactgagtatcatcgacATAGCtttggaaactaattccatgttttcttataatattgccgcAAACGTGAGGTCCCCAAAACCAGGATTaagaaccactgatctaaacACCACTTGGGATCTTAGATAAACCTCAAGGTTTGCTTTATTTATGCACTTCATTTCACAGTGATGGCACATGAAATTACTTGATTCCTTACAGTAAAACTCATACcacaattttgagatataaaacAGTTCTTTCATACATGAATCCTCATGTGGTACTTAAGGGTTACCTTATATCCAAAAGTCTTTTCACATAAATGACATCTAAACaacttctctccagtgtgagttatcatgtgttttttaaggtttcctttaagAGTGAAACTTATTTTACACAGCTGGCACGTGAAAAGGCTCTGtccagtgtgaattttcatgtggtTTACAAGATTTCCAtgttgactgaaactctttccacattgaggacacgtgtaaggcttctctccagtgtgaactctcatgtgccTGTTAAGGCTTCCTCTATGATTGAATCTgtgtccacactgttggcacATAAAAgggctctctccagtgtgaattctcatgtgttcTTCAAAGTGTCCTTTttgattgaaactctttccacactgagtgcacatgtagggtttctctccagtgtgaactctcatgtgccTGTTAAGGCTTTCTTTTCGAGTGAATctgtttccacactgttggcaggtataAGGCTTAtctccagtgtgaattatcATGTGGTCTTTAAAGTGTCCtctttgactgaaactctttccacaatgAGGACacgtgtaaggcttctctccggtaTGAGTTCTCATGTGCCTGTTAAGGCTTCCTCTTTGATTGAATCTGCTTCCACAATGGTTGCAGATAAATgggctctctccagtgtgaattctcatgtgctcTTTAAAGTGTCCTTTttgattgaaactctttccacactgttggcagatgAACTGACTTCTAGTTCCTTCCTTTTGAGTTCCTTTTAATGAGGAAGTCTTTTCAGGCTGTGAGCAACTAAAAATTTTTTCTCCAGTTATGAAATTATGATCATGGTTATATTGATCTTTCTCTTCCATTTCATTCTGTACCTCAGCCTCCTCTTTCAGTGCCATcaggtctaaaaaaaaaaaaagacagtgtTAACCCCA
Above is a genomic segment from Megalobrama amblycephala isolate DHTTF-2021 linkage group LG14, ASM1881202v1, whole genome shotgun sequence containing:
- the LOC125245861 gene encoding gastrula zinc finger protein XlCGF7.1-like isoform X2; this encodes MALKEEAEVQNEMEEKDQYNHDHNFITGEKIFSCSQPEKTSSLKGTQKEGTRSQFICQQCGKSFNQKGHFKEHMRIHTGESPFICNHCGSRFNQRGSLNRHMRTHTGEKPYTCPHCGKSFSQRGHFKDHMIIHTGDKPYTCQQCGNRFTRKESLNRHMRVHTGEKPYMCTQCGKSFNQKGHFEEHMRIHTGESPFMCQQCGHRFNHRGSLNRHMRVHTGEKPYTCPQCGKSFSQHGNLVNHMKIHTGQSLFTCQLCKISFTLKGNLKKHMITHTGEKLFRCHLCEKTFGYKVTLKYHMRIHV
- the LOC125245861 gene encoding gastrula zinc finger protein XlCGF7.1-like isoform X1, with product MAFIKEEGEEMKIEETFRVKQEDTETQTDLMALKEEAEVQNEMEEKDQYNHDHNFITGEKIFSCSQPEKTSSLKGTQKEGTRSQFICQQCGKSFNQKGHFKEHMRIHTGESPFICNHCGSRFNQRGSLNRHMRTHTGEKPYTCPHCGKSFSQRGHFKDHMIIHTGDKPYTCQQCGNRFTRKESLNRHMRVHTGEKPYMCTQCGKSFNQKGHFEEHMRIHTGESPFMCQQCGHRFNHRGSLNRHMRVHTGEKPYTCPQCGKSFSQHGNLVNHMKIHTGQSLFTCQLCKISFTLKGNLKKHMITHTGEKLFRCHLCEKTFGYKVTLKYHMRIHV